A genomic window from Anopheles ziemanni chromosome X, idAnoZiCoDA_A2_x.2, whole genome shotgun sequence includes:
- the LOC131290774 gene encoding ubiquitin-conjugating enzyme E2 H, which translates to MSSPSAGKRRMDTDVIKLIESKHEVTILGGLNEFCVKFFGPNATPYEGGVWKVRVHLPEHYPFKSPSIGFINKIYHPNIDEVSGTVCLDVINQAWTALYDLSNIFESFLPQLLTYPNPVDPLNGDAAAMYLHKPEEYRKKVADYVRRYATEEALREQEPVESSDSESSMSDFSEDEAQDMEL; encoded by the coding sequence ATGTCGTCGCCCAGCGCAGGCAAGCGCCGTATGGACACGGACGTGATCAAGCTGATCGAAAGCAAGCACGAGGTGACCATCCTCGGCGGGTTGAACGAGTTCTGCGTGAAGTTCTTCGGCCCTAACGCGACCCCGTACGAGGGCGGCGTGTGGAAGGTGCGGGTCCATCTGCCCGAGCACTACCCGTTCAAGTCGCCCAGCATCGGGTTCATCAACAAAATCTACCACCCGAACATCGACGAGGTGTCCGGGACGGTGTGCCTGGACGTGATCAACCAGGCGTGGACGGCGCTGTACGATCTGTCCAACATCTTCGAGTCCTTCCTGCCACAGCTGCTCACCTACCCGAATCCGGTCGATCCGCTGAACGGGGACGCGGCCGCCATGTACCTCCACAAGCCGGAGGAGTACCGGAAGAAGGTGGCCGACTACGTGCGCCGGTACGCGACAGAGGAGGCGCTCCGGGAGCAGGAGCCGGTCGAGAGCTCCGACAGCGAGAGCAGCATGTCGGACTTTAGCGAGGACGAGGCGCAGGACATGGAGTTATAA
- the LOC131291108 gene encoding trypsin alpha-3-like has protein sequence MALAIVAILVLPAIRAAADTNSGSRIIGGFVAPADSTRHQVSLRLKAYEDRGFGRGHICGGSLIKQSLVLTAAHCLVDDGFTFPASLFVVVGGHTERLVQTDNTFISDIAKLIVHEKYDEELFTNDIALLHLTTAVPSAHPTLQPITRVTQTPEVGTACQVTGWGTTVSGVPGSTANLMAVNITIIDTTVCNATNSYNGEIMPGMLCAGQLEGGKDSCQGDSGGPLVCDGLLVGTVSFGFECGLQDFPGVYADVAFYNEWITVNAAPTVAGRTSLPQISSVSILAALLLLLPAYLK, from the exons ATGGCGCTGGCCATCGTCGCCATTCTAGTGCTGCCCGCAATCCGGGCGGCAGCTGACACCAACAGTGGTTCGCGTATTATCGGGGGATTTGTGGCACCGGCCGACAGCACCCGCCATCAG GTTTCCCTACGGCTAAAGGCATACGAAGACAGGGGTTTCGGCCGGGGTCATATTTGCGGCGGCAGTTTGATCAAGCAGTCTCTCGTGCTGACCGCTGCACACTGCCTGGTGGACGACGGGTTTACATTCCCGGCGAGCCtattcgtcgtcgtcggtgggcACACCGAGCGTTTGGTGCAAACGGACAATACGTTCATCAGCGACATCGCGAAGCTGATCGTCCACGAGAAGTACGATGAGGAGCTGTTCACGAACGATATCGCGCTGCTGCAC CTTACCACCGCGGTTCCGTCGGCCCATCCCACGCTGCAGCCGATCACCAGGGTTACGCAGACGCCGGAGGTCGGTACCGCGTGCCAGGTGACAGGCTGGGGCACCACCGTTTCG GGTGTGCCGGGCTCAACGGCGAATCTGATGGCGGTCAACATTACCATCATCGACACGACCGTTTGCAACGCGACGAATAGCTACAATGGTGAAATCATGCCCGGTATGCTGTGCGCTGGCCAGCTTGAGGGGGGCAAGGACAGCTGCCAGGGTGACTCGGGCGGACCGCTGGTGTGCGACGGCCTGCTAGTAGGTACGGTTTCGTTCGGCTTCGAGTGCGGTCTGCAAGACTTTCCCGGCGTGTACGCCGACGTTGCCTTCTACAACGAGTGGATCACCGTGAACGCTGCGCCTACGGTGGCGGGCCGAACTTCTCTACCGCAAATATCTAGCGTTTCGATTCTGGCTGCCTTACTGCTACTGCTGCCAGCATACCTAAAATGA
- the LOC131291109 gene encoding trypsin eta-like produces the protein MASHRRCGQVFPILIVLALAVTLQTPCLASESRIVGGVAVDGSSTKHQVSVRARSADQIQFGRGHICGGSLINLGTVLTAAHCLVDDFDRARAATYFRVVGGGINRTVQTANTVVRDVRQVVVHANYVSRGFLNDVGLLMLASNVPSGHPTLQPIAMTTQVPANNTRCQTSGWGSTYYNGPSSDVLLAVNISIIAKATCNALSSYAGSIGNGMLCAGDMNGGLDACQGDSGGPLVCNGLLVGVVSHGVECARARYPGVYADVAYYRTWVGLNHSAVTPRPPGGNGRGPPLLTGSLSLLLTVVGFTLHQQFSQQ, from the exons ATGGCATCACACAGACGGTGCGGTCAAGTTTTTCCGATCCTCATCGTGCTCGCCCTTGCCGTGACACTGCAGACACCCTGCTTGGCGTCCGAATCTCGCATCGTGGGTGGAGTAGCGGTCGACGGATCATCCACCAAACACCAG GTTTCGGTACGGGCGCGATCGGCCGACCAGATCCAGTTCGGCCGGGGACACATCTGCGGTGGAAGCCTGATAAACTTGGGCACGGTGCTCACTGCTGCGCATTGTCTGGTGGATGACTTTGATCGGGCGCGTGCCGCCACCTACTTCCGCGTCGTCGGTGGTGGAATCAACCGAACCGTCCAGACGGCGAACACGGTCGTGCGGGACGTGAGGCAGGTCGTGGTGCACGCTAACTACGTCTCGCGCGGATTCCTCAATGACGTAGGCCTGCTGATG CTAGCTTCGAATGTCCCGAGCGGGCATCCGACACTGCAGCCGATTGCGATGACCACGCAGGTCCCAGCTAATAATACGCGCTGCCAAACGAGCGGCTGGGGGAGCACCTACTAC AATGGACCCTCGAGTGATGTGCTGCTGGCGGTCAACATATCCATCATAGCGAAGGCGACCTGCAACGCGTTGAGCAGCTACGCCGGTTCGATCGGAAATGGCATGCTGTGTGCCGGTGACATGAACGGCGGCTTGGACGCATGCCAGGGCGACTCGGGTGGCCCGCTCGTCTGCAACGGGCTGCTGGTCGGCGTGGTGTCGCATGGAGTCGAGTGTGCACGGGCCCGGTACCCGGGTGTGTACGCGGATGTGGCCTACTACCGCACCTGGGTCGGGCTGAATCACAGCGCCGTCACGCCGCGTCCCCCGGGAGGGAACGGCCGTGGTCCGCCGCTGCTGACGGGCAGCCTGTCTCTCCTGCTCACCGTCGTCGGATTTACGTTGCACCAGCAGTTTTCACAGCAATAA